In Desulfovibrio inopinatus DSM 10711, the following are encoded in one genomic region:
- a CDS encoding bifunctional acetate--CoA ligase family protein/GNAT family N-acetyltransferase encodes MSLSSLDAMFKPNSVTVIGASNESGSVGNIVMRNLLGGKFLGPVMPISPGQDSVMGILSYKDVDTLPLTPDLGIICSEPNLIPDYIRGLGRRGVRSAVVLPPGWQKLLKKEKWALHQKMLDMARHYEMRLLGPSGLGLIVPGVGLNASLSATDALPGKIAFVSQSASLFTAVVDWARSSGIGFSHIISLGEGIDLEYGDLLDYLAADVNVRSILLYVDTVSNARDFISASRAAARNKPVLVIKPGRKLWCADCIAASSEKSLDEVYDEAFRRAGILRVFEIDSLFDAARTLVRAQPLLGDKLAILTNGGSIGVMAADSLLGGGGNLADFSEDTQKALSSLLGPNWCREGIVDMSFNASGDTYVDALKVIIKDKDVSAVLVMHVPFAGVSGEDVAEAVSKVLKKTKRTGLTCWLGFDIAEGAREIFAKHGIPTYETPDKAVGAFLYMMHHRRNQELLMEMPSSLPTDFLPNTEKAKAVIDAALDENRYELSADEAQIVLGAYGIPIVETRLAKSPDEARDAAVDLGGPVALKIVSPDIPQPFEVGGITLDIEDPATVDDIARSMISRVTKLRPDAGITGFLVQKMGRKPAARELLIRASVDPIFGPYVIFGQGGLAAAINRDKAVALPPLNMTLARDLIYRTRVSLFLAGRQDEPEADMDSISRAVIMVSQLISDIAQVTDVDINPILADHQGVTVLNARIKIARVDVEPQNRLAIRPYPRELEECAVLSNGQQVLLRPIKPEDEPAHYDFFTYLEPEDLRFRFFGIVRELSHREMARLTQIDYEREMAFIASATRDDGTPETLGVVRASLKPDINWAEFAIIIRSDQKGQRLGSILMDKMIRFLKDRGIATVTGQALVDNKGMQGLARKFGFKIIKDIDEDVVDMRLSLTDMETQHSLSG; translated from the coding sequence ATGAGTTTGAGTAGTCTCGACGCCATGTTCAAGCCCAACTCCGTGACCGTTATCGGGGCGTCCAATGAATCCGGCAGTGTCGGCAATATTGTTATGCGAAATTTGCTTGGAGGCAAGTTTCTTGGTCCTGTCATGCCGATCAGCCCAGGGCAAGACTCGGTTATGGGGATTCTATCGTATAAAGACGTCGATACTCTTCCGTTGACTCCCGACCTTGGCATTATCTGTAGTGAGCCGAATTTGATTCCTGACTATATCCGTGGACTTGGCCGACGCGGTGTACGCTCGGCCGTGGTCTTGCCTCCTGGATGGCAAAAGCTTCTCAAAAAAGAGAAATGGGCGCTTCATCAGAAGATGCTCGACATGGCAAGACATTATGAAATGCGTTTACTGGGTCCGAGCGGCCTTGGGCTTATTGTCCCTGGCGTTGGTCTCAACGCGAGCTTGAGCGCCACGGATGCATTGCCTGGAAAGATTGCGTTTGTTTCCCAGTCGGCTTCGTTGTTTACGGCTGTTGTCGATTGGGCTCGCAGCTCAGGGATAGGGTTTTCGCATATTATTTCTCTCGGCGAAGGGATTGATCTCGAGTACGGGGATTTACTGGATTACCTGGCAGCCGATGTCAACGTGCGCTCGATTTTGCTGTATGTCGATACCGTCTCCAATGCCCGTGACTTTATCAGTGCGTCTCGTGCTGCCGCTCGTAACAAACCTGTCCTTGTCATCAAGCCCGGACGAAAGCTGTGGTGTGCTGATTGTATTGCCGCTTCAAGCGAGAAAAGTCTGGACGAAGTGTATGACGAAGCATTTCGTCGTGCTGGTATTTTGCGGGTGTTCGAGATTGATTCACTCTTTGATGCCGCGCGAACACTTGTTCGGGCTCAACCTCTTTTGGGCGATAAATTGGCGATTTTGACCAATGGTGGAAGCATTGGGGTTATGGCCGCCGATTCCTTGCTCGGTGGAGGCGGCAATCTGGCTGACTTTTCTGAAGACACACAAAAGGCCTTAAGTAGTCTCCTTGGTCCCAACTGGTGCCGAGAAGGCATTGTTGACATGAGCTTCAATGCATCGGGAGATACGTATGTTGATGCGCTCAAGGTTATTATCAAAGACAAAGATGTGAGCGCTGTTCTTGTTATGCACGTGCCGTTTGCTGGCGTTTCGGGTGAAGATGTCGCCGAAGCAGTGTCGAAAGTCCTCAAAAAAACAAAGCGTACAGGACTCACCTGCTGGCTTGGTTTTGATATCGCCGAAGGAGCCCGTGAAATTTTCGCGAAGCATGGTATTCCCACGTATGAGACGCCGGATAAAGCCGTTGGTGCTTTTCTGTACATGATGCACCATCGGCGTAACCAAGAATTGCTCATGGAAATGCCATCCTCCCTGCCGACCGACTTTTTACCCAACACAGAGAAGGCCAAAGCTGTCATCGATGCCGCTTTGGACGAAAATCGTTATGAATTGTCGGCGGATGAAGCACAAATCGTTCTTGGTGCCTATGGTATCCCCATTGTTGAAACGCGGTTGGCCAAGTCGCCGGATGAGGCTCGGGATGCTGCTGTCGACCTGGGTGGGCCTGTTGCGTTGAAGATTGTTTCTCCGGACATTCCCCAGCCTTTTGAAGTTGGGGGTATTACTTTGGATATTGAAGACCCGGCAACTGTTGATGATATTGCTCGATCTATGATTTCTCGTGTCACCAAGCTCCGTCCAGATGCAGGTATAACCGGCTTTCTGGTACAAAAAATGGGACGTAAACCCGCAGCACGCGAATTACTGATACGTGCTTCCGTCGACCCCATTTTTGGACCGTATGTCATATTTGGCCAGGGAGGACTGGCCGCCGCAATTAATCGTGACAAAGCTGTGGCGTTGCCGCCGCTCAATATGACCCTGGCCCGAGATTTGATTTATCGTACTCGTGTCTCGTTGTTTCTTGCTGGCAGACAAGATGAACCTGAAGCGGATATGGACTCCATTTCTCGCGCCGTCATTATGGTCTCGCAGTTGATTTCCGATATAGCGCAAGTGACCGATGTTGATATCAATCCCATTTTGGCCGACCATCAGGGAGTGACGGTGCTGAATGCACGCATCAAAATTGCCCGCGTTGACGTCGAGCCACAGAATCGGCTGGCAATACGCCCATATCCCCGCGAGTTGGAAGAATGCGCCGTACTTTCCAATGGTCAGCAGGTACTGTTGCGCCCCATTAAGCCCGAAGATGAGCCAGCCCATTATGATTTTTTTACCTATCTCGAACCGGAAGACCTCCGATTTCGTTTTTTTGGGATTGTACGAGAACTGTCACATCGTGAAATGGCCAGACTTACTCAAATCGATTATGAACGAGAAATGGCGTTTATTGCATCGGCAACGCGAGATGATGGGACTCCCGAAACTCTCGGCGTCGTTCGTGCCTCGCTGAAACCGGATATCAACTGGGCTGAGTTCGCGATCATTATTCGCTCGGACCAAAAAGGTCAGCGTTTGGGCTCCATCCTTATGGATAAAATGATTCGTTTTCTGAAGGATCGTGGCATTGCTACGGTGACGGGACAGGCTCTGGTTGACAACAAGGGAATGCAGGGGTTGGCCCGGAAATTCGGTTTCAAAATTATCAAAGATATCGATGAAGATGTGGTCGATATGCGACTTTCCCTTACCGATATGGAGACACAGCACTCATTGTCGGGGTAA
- the buk gene encoding butyrate kinase, which yields MPRILTINPGSTSTKVGLFDEHTVLFTQTIQHEKSMLLRFERAMDQLKFRQDAVATCLAEHNAPLSSIDAIVGRGGLLRPIPGGVYAITQDLLDDLACAKYGEHPSNLGAFLAHHLSEQTGKPAFIVDPVVTDEMRLLSRVTGLAGLQRRSVFHALSHRAAARQAATRLSITYEEGKFVVVHMGGGVSLAAHDHGRVVDVVNALDGEGPFSPERTGALPLLPLLDRLEAGQFTIPELRKIVLTQGGLTSHLGTNDLREVERRIEAGDQHAPIVFKALCLNIAKYAASLLPSLYVDNVAQADAFVLTGGMAGSINLTNCLTDLLAPTSTVLVVPDLGELRAMAEGGFMALHGDVEVQLYAHTPRVHCDDFL from the coding sequence ATGCCCCGTATTCTTACCATCAATCCCGGCTCCACAAGCACCAAAGTCGGTTTGTTCGATGAACACACGGTCCTGTTCACACAAACCATTCAGCATGAGAAAAGCATGCTGCTCCGATTTGAGCGAGCGATGGATCAACTCAAGTTTCGTCAAGACGCTGTCGCCACGTGTCTTGCCGAACACAATGCCCCGTTGTCCAGCATTGATGCCATTGTCGGTCGCGGTGGTTTACTTCGACCAATTCCAGGTGGCGTGTATGCAATTACTCAAGATCTACTCGACGATTTAGCATGCGCCAAATATGGAGAACACCCTTCCAATCTCGGAGCGTTTCTTGCTCACCATCTCTCTGAACAAACCGGCAAACCCGCATTCATCGTTGACCCCGTCGTTACCGATGAAATGCGACTCCTCTCCCGGGTAACCGGCCTCGCCGGCTTGCAACGTCGTAGCGTCTTTCATGCACTCTCGCATCGGGCGGCGGCACGGCAAGCAGCAACCAGGCTCTCCATCACGTATGAAGAAGGCAAATTCGTTGTCGTCCATATGGGCGGCGGTGTTTCACTTGCTGCGCACGACCACGGACGCGTGGTTGACGTCGTCAATGCCCTGGACGGCGAAGGACCATTCTCACCGGAACGAACAGGTGCCTTGCCGTTGTTGCCTCTTCTTGATCGTCTTGAGGCAGGACAATTCACCATTCCAGAACTTCGCAAAATTGTTCTGACACAAGGGGGGCTCACCTCGCACCTCGGTACCAATGACCTGCGCGAAGTGGAACGTCGTATCGAGGCAGGCGATCAACACGCCCCAATAGTGTTCAAGGCACTGTGCCTCAACATCGCCAAATATGCAGCCAGCCTCCTCCCTTCGCTCTATGTCGATAATGTCGCGCAAGCAGATGCATTCGTATTAACCGGTGGCATGGCAGGCAGCATCAATCTCACCAATTGTCTCACCGACCTCCTTGCTCCCACGTCAACGGTTCTGGTTGTTCCCGACCTCGGCGAACTCCGCGCTATGGCGGAAGGCGGTTTTATGGCACTTCATGGCGATGTGGAAGTACAGCTTTATGCACATACCCCTCGGGTACATTGCGACGATTTTCTATAG
- a CDS encoding polysaccharide deacetylase family protein, whose product MTLTTPSWTDRDLRGYGPEPPDPQWPENARMAISIVINAEAGAELSLAQHDEANESVYEIIEPVRDVPNPCLSSHFDYGPRAGYWRIVRLLERFGISCTVSICGRTVDQAPWLAQDMAERGYELACHSYRWEGHANMSEDHERDIIARSVKAIETATGTRPLGWHTKGAASPNTRRLLVEAGFEYDSDAYNDDLPFLQDVAGKTHAVVPYSFITNDMRFMPIGNFVHGEDFARCTIDAFDWLQREGGRMMSIGLHPRLIGHPSRIIGLERFLDHAHARGKVWFARRIDIARHWRQRAQSL is encoded by the coding sequence ATGACGTTGACTACGCCTTCCTGGACCGATCGTGATCTTCGCGGATATGGTCCAGAGCCACCAGATCCGCAATGGCCGGAGAATGCGCGTATGGCCATATCGATCGTCATCAATGCAGAGGCCGGAGCAGAATTGTCTCTTGCCCAGCATGATGAAGCCAATGAAAGTGTTTATGAGATCATTGAACCTGTACGCGATGTCCCCAACCCTTGCCTCTCCTCGCATTTCGATTATGGCCCTCGTGCGGGTTACTGGCGCATCGTTCGCCTTCTGGAGCGTTTCGGTATCTCCTGCACTGTCAGTATTTGCGGCCGCACCGTCGACCAAGCGCCATGGCTCGCACAAGACATGGCCGAACGCGGGTATGAGCTGGCCTGTCATAGCTATCGTTGGGAAGGTCACGCCAATATGTCGGAAGACCATGAGCGGGACATCATTGCTCGTTCCGTGAAGGCTATTGAAACGGCAACAGGCACTCGCCCTCTCGGCTGGCATACGAAAGGAGCCGCATCCCCCAACACTCGCCGACTGCTTGTTGAAGCCGGGTTTGAATATGACTCCGACGCCTATAACGACGATCTTCCCTTCCTACAAGATGTCGCAGGAAAGACGCATGCTGTCGTCCCCTACTCATTTATAACCAATGACATGCGTTTCATGCCCATCGGTAACTTCGTCCACGGCGAAGACTTTGCCCGTTGCACCATTGATGCGTTCGACTGGTTGCAACGCGAAGGAGGCCGCATGATGTCGATTGGCCTTCACCCGCGCCTCATTGGCCATCCCAGCCGGATTATCGGGTTGGAGCGATTCCTAGACCACGCTCACGCCAGAGGCAAGGTATGGTTCGCCCGCCGGATTGATATTGCTCGTCACTGGCGACAACGCGCACAATCCCTATAA
- a CDS encoding transposase — protein MSRHNISDDLWQRFQPFLCPPRQERRGRPPKDARLMFNGIVWVLRTGAPWRDLPEEFGPWQTVYKRFNALAKSHIWQEILATFSREADLEVIH, from the coding sequence ATGAGTCGCCACAACATTTCAGACGATCTATGGCAGCGCTTCCAGCCTTTTCTTTGCCCACCTCGCCAAGAACGGCGAGGTAGACCACCCAAAGATGCCCGACTTATGTTCAACGGCATCGTGTGGGTTCTCCGTACCGGTGCCCCATGGCGTGATCTCCCAGAGGAATTTGGCCCCTGGCAAACTGTTTATAAACGGTTCAATGCTTTGGCCAAGTCTCATATTTGGCAAGAAATTCTTGCTACTTTTTCCCGAGAAGCGGATCTCGAAGTGATTCAT
- a CDS encoding ATP-binding protein, producing MNTSRSSCSSTVRPALLSFLVCIVLLIAYAFSIPPLYNIVGRASIACSMIPLLVAAFSFGRRGGLILGAVLIPINLVQFLRIDDHFLPPLFGSNFVAAHVVFLVTGFITGSLRDLKRRLETELAERKRIEVERERSTELLANAYGELEAMFDNTLFGIALVKNLIILRANRRALEIMGYDPNTTTTLNCIELFDSKNDFETFVQKSRNQIRKTGVFTTERQLCRKDGEHIWVRLTAKPLVYNTPTKGAIWAFDNIEPQKRLEKRLRNAKQEAETLANTKTQFLATMSHEIRTPLNAVIGMAEMLEQTQLDDEQSTCVSILQDASRLLLDVVNDILDFSALDAGKTLLASKPFDLMSTVLLAINPLRFEAQKKGLRFTLHAATDIPQQVITDSHRVRQILVNLVGNAIKYTDTGEVHLHITARSTSSDHTTLVFDVIDTGIGIDESQIETIFNSFHRTDASLNRRQGGTGLGLAISRKLARLLGGHITVSSAPNTGSHFQLSLPVEIAHQAVATRHNVGPSVPHPKNLDKSLPKEPSFHILLVEDNAFNSKLASMQLERLGHTHHRVHNGHGALVALAHDDYDIVLMDIEMPEMNGLEATRRIRRGESSVRNPHIPIIAMTAHVVGDAEAACRAAGMNGYVVKPVSLSNLNATLREYIHTRQPNILVYDQIETTPCNIDQNDLHVLLAELGLTCDEFIPILHVAVAEIDRSLDALDRAEMQQNIVEFRRITHTLISTSASIGAHSLSRQARVLHDAVRLNPTRSRSSLLNQLQYEVARLHHRFDGLLRDDTTNVAAKCPLEQGGLN from the coding sequence GTGAATACATCACGTTCATCTTGTTCCTCTACGGTGCGACCAGCACTTCTCTCATTTCTCGTATGCATTGTCCTTCTGATAGCATACGCTTTTTCCATTCCACCGTTATATAATATCGTCGGCCGAGCAAGTATTGCTTGTAGCATGATACCATTGCTTGTGGCCGCATTTTCTTTCGGTCGTCGTGGTGGACTCATTCTCGGCGCTGTTCTTATTCCGATCAATCTTGTCCAATTTTTACGCATTGACGACCATTTTCTTCCACCATTGTTCGGATCCAATTTTGTTGCCGCCCACGTCGTCTTTCTCGTTACCGGCTTCATCACCGGAAGTCTTCGAGATCTGAAACGACGACTGGAAACGGAGCTGGCCGAGCGAAAACGCATCGAGGTGGAACGAGAACGATCGACAGAGTTGCTCGCTAACGCCTATGGCGAACTCGAAGCCATGTTCGACAATACATTGTTCGGCATTGCTCTGGTCAAAAATCTTATCATTTTGCGTGCCAACCGGCGGGCTCTCGAAATCATGGGATATGATCCCAACACAACCACAACACTGAACTGCATTGAACTTTTCGACAGTAAAAACGATTTTGAGACATTTGTCCAAAAAAGTCGAAACCAGATCCGTAAAACCGGCGTGTTTACTACAGAACGCCAGCTATGTCGAAAAGACGGCGAACATATCTGGGTACGACTCACCGCCAAACCACTCGTTTACAATACTCCCACCAAAGGAGCTATCTGGGCATTTGACAATATCGAGCCACAAAAACGTCTGGAAAAGCGTTTACGTAACGCCAAGCAAGAAGCCGAAACACTTGCCAATACGAAAACGCAATTCCTTGCGACCATGAGTCATGAAATCCGTACTCCGCTGAATGCCGTCATCGGCATGGCTGAAATGCTTGAGCAAACCCAGTTGGATGACGAACAGTCCACTTGTGTCAGCATATTGCAGGATGCTTCACGACTTTTGCTTGATGTCGTCAATGATATTCTCGACTTTTCTGCACTAGATGCTGGCAAAACGCTTCTCGCTTCGAAACCATTTGACCTGATGTCTACGGTCCTTCTTGCCATAAACCCACTGCGCTTCGAAGCCCAGAAAAAAGGCTTGCGTTTTACCTTGCACGCAGCCACCGACATTCCACAACAGGTTATCACCGACTCACACCGGGTACGCCAAATCCTCGTCAATCTTGTCGGCAACGCCATTAAATACACCGATACGGGCGAAGTGCACCTTCATATTACGGCCCGTTCAACCTCCTCAGACCACACGACGTTGGTCTTTGATGTCATTGATACGGGCATCGGCATTGATGAAAGCCAGATTGAAACCATTTTCAACAGTTTCCACCGAACCGACGCATCATTGAATCGTCGTCAAGGCGGGACGGGACTTGGTCTTGCTATTTCGCGTAAACTGGCACGGCTGCTTGGTGGTCATATTACAGTCTCATCTGCTCCCAACACGGGAAGTCACTTTCAGCTTTCCCTCCCGGTGGAAATTGCACACCAAGCCGTAGCAACACGTCACAATGTAGGTCCCAGCGTGCCACACCCAAAAAATTTGGACAAGTCGTTGCCGAAAGAGCCGTCTTTTCATATCCTTTTGGTTGAAGACAACGCATTCAACAGTAAGCTCGCAAGCATGCAACTCGAACGGCTTGGTCACACCCATCATCGTGTTCACAATGGACATGGAGCCCTCGTCGCATTGGCACACGATGACTACGACATCGTTCTCATGGATATCGAAATGCCGGAAATGAATGGTCTTGAAGCTACTCGTCGTATTCGACGTGGAGAGTCCAGCGTGCGCAATCCCCACATTCCCATTATTGCCATGACCGCACATGTTGTCGGCGATGCTGAGGCCGCTTGTCGTGCCGCAGGAATGAACGGATATGTCGTCAAACCCGTCTCTCTTTCCAATCTCAACGCGACATTACGCGAGTATATACACACGCGACAACCCAATATTTTGGTGTACGATCAAATTGAGACAACACCGTGTAATATCGATCAAAACGATCTCCATGTTCTTCTTGCAGAACTCGGCCTGACTTGCGATGAATTCATCCCTATTCTGCATGTTGCCGTAGCGGAAATCGATCGTTCGCTCGATGCGCTCGACCGTGCGGAAATGCAACAAAATATTGTCGAGTTTCGCCGTATCACTCATACACTCATCAGTACGTCCGCCTCAATAGGGGCACACTCGTTGAGCCGTCAGGCCCGCGTATTGCATGATGCTGTTCGGTTGAACCCAACTCGATCCCGTTCTTCGTTACTCAATCAACTCCAGTATGAGGTTGCCCGGTTACACCATCGATTCGACGGCTTATTGCGTGACGACACCACGAACGTAGCAGCGAAATGTCCCCTGGAACAAGGAGGATTGAATTAG
- a CDS encoding sulfatase-like hydrolase/transferase, whose amino-acid sequence MLSGFVSHSEYCRFYAHLHSAVDKQIAAVLDKLDEKGLTEDTFIFRFADHGEQGWSHQSIEKGVNSYQETINVPMIISNPKLFPEGRTTTSFSSLIDLVPTVAEITGAASPEDLKSKGICGKSLVPIISDPNASVRDNIMFYTEDFEYFFNKYLGMHNAFATIPAKIRSIRFEDWMYAVYFTNTGTKLQYEMYNLTDDPGQMTNLAWGSRKQANHAQMQKLHDMLTAELETYNALPKGFQWPGRGGVLGEAQRGRAYAV is encoded by the coding sequence ATTCTTTCAGGTTTTGTTAGTCACTCTGAATACTGCCGTTTCTACGCGCACCTTCATTCCGCCGTGGACAAACAAATCGCCGCCGTGCTGGACAAGCTGGACGAAAAGGGGCTCACCGAAGACACCTTTATTTTTCGTTTTGCAGACCACGGGGAACAGGGTTGGTCCCACCAATCGATAGAAAAGGGCGTGAACAGTTACCAGGAAACCATCAATGTTCCCATGATCATCTCCAATCCGAAACTCTTCCCCGAAGGACGAACCACAACATCCTTCTCCAGCCTGATCGACCTGGTTCCCACCGTCGCCGAAATAACCGGTGCCGCCTCCCCCGAAGACCTCAAGAGCAAGGGAATCTGCGGCAAGTCGCTTGTGCCCATCATAAGCGACCCGAACGCCAGCGTTCGCGACAACATCATGTTCTACACAGAAGATTTCGAATATTTCTTCAACAAATACCTCGGCATGCACAACGCCTTCGCAACCATCCCGGCCAAAATCCGCAGCATCCGCTTCGAAGACTGGATGTATGCCGTCTACTTCACCAACACAGGAACAAAACTTCAGTACGAGATGTACAACCTCACCGACGACCCCGGCCAAATGACCAACCTCGCCTGGGGATCACGAAAACAAGCAAACCACGCCCAAATGCAAAAACTCCACGACATGCTGACCGCCGAACTGGAGACGTACAACGCGTTGCCTAAAGGGTTCCAGTGGCCGGGGAGGGGAGGAGTGTTGGGAGAAGCTCAGAGGGGGAGAGCATATGCTGTGTGA
- a CDS encoding ATP-binding protein, with translation MRFPWSVKLNMLLAVLLSLLPMVALIVASGKERRTHEINHAKQTTMRLADSYAFSEEQELRRIKRVLDNLAQTHAVQSFDEHACNILFREYLGANPNYANFALINTNGFAVASALPFKKPKDLSQRKEIMDVLRTESFSIGEYSVGKVSRLQILPVASPVFDQNAKMIGILIATLKLQKYTTLFQNSNLPPGSFVALVDYRGMRLFRCPQDDRKIGGKIPENVWKKVVAISQSGIFTAESKNNAQLVIAVRRLRFDENAQPYLNLIVAIPEQMVIARADAITTVYLKWGGVAIVLSFLLVWVIGHFAIHTRLLRLVSVAQRLGAGDLTVRSDLEDPHGEIGVLSKAFDSMASALERDALARDKAKFEAEKANAAKTIFLANMSHEIRTPLNGIVGMLQLLKRTSLNDDQREYIEYAFRASGRLTQLLSDILDLSKVEAGRMTLASELFDFKDTMNAIEQLFDPNAKEKDLALRMYIDPNIPCWMMGDALRLQQILSNLVGNAIKFTHTGSIEVQAYHLPSSKNDECRVLFSVSDTGIGMDNAMLKKLFTPFSQEEESFSRRFQGAGLGLAICQRLVELMGGSMAVETEKGVGSSFYFTIPFQHTKDAIQPLFASIDRPSHVDIHILLAEDDRPSALYVAKLLEEYGYHIEHVSDGQQVLTKLQEESFHLVLMDIQMPILDGVETTKAIRRGAAGEKNKSIPIIALTAYAMAGDKRKFLQTGMNAYLSKPVDIEMLVRILNKIGIYGKDASSNALAL, from the coding sequence ATGCGGTTCCCGTGGTCAGTTAAGCTGAATATGCTGCTCGCTGTTTTGCTGAGTCTCCTTCCTATGGTTGCTCTTATTGTAGCTTCAGGAAAAGAGCGTCGAACACACGAAATAAATCATGCAAAGCAAACAACAATGCGTCTTGCAGATTCATATGCCTTCTCTGAAGAGCAGGAATTGCGCCGTATTAAAAGAGTTCTTGATAATTTAGCCCAAACACATGCCGTCCAATCCTTCGATGAACATGCCTGCAATATACTTTTTAGAGAATACCTTGGGGCGAATCCCAATTATGCCAACTTCGCGTTGATCAACACAAACGGCTTTGCCGTGGCTTCGGCGCTTCCTTTTAAAAAACCGAAAGATCTTTCACAGCGCAAGGAAATCATGGATGTCTTGCGAACAGAGAGTTTTTCAATCGGTGAGTATTCCGTGGGAAAAGTCAGTCGACTTCAAATTCTTCCGGTGGCATCGCCCGTCTTTGATCAAAATGCTAAAATGATTGGTATTCTTATTGCGACGTTAAAGCTCCAAAAGTACACGACATTGTTTCAAAATTCGAATCTTCCTCCAGGGTCATTTGTCGCCTTGGTTGATTACAGAGGGATGCGCTTATTTCGTTGTCCCCAAGATGATCGTAAAATAGGAGGAAAGATTCCTGAGAATGTATGGAAGAAAGTCGTAGCAATTTCACAGAGTGGAATCTTTACAGCGGAGTCAAAAAACAACGCACAACTTGTGATTGCCGTTCGTCGTTTACGTTTCGACGAGAATGCTCAGCCATATCTCAATCTCATTGTTGCGATTCCGGAACAAATGGTTATTGCCAGAGCAGATGCTATCACCACGGTATATTTGAAATGGGGAGGCGTGGCCATTGTGTTGTCCTTTCTTTTGGTGTGGGTGATAGGGCATTTTGCAATACACACCAGATTGTTGCGACTGGTTTCGGTCGCTCAACGACTGGGGGCGGGAGATTTGACGGTACGATCCGACCTGGAAGACCCTCACGGTGAGATCGGAGTATTATCAAAGGCTTTTGATAGCATGGCAAGTGCGTTGGAACGGGATGCGCTTGCACGCGATAAAGCGAAATTTGAAGCAGAGAAGGCCAATGCTGCGAAAACAATTTTTCTTGCCAATATGAGCCACGAGATACGGACTCCACTTAATGGCATTGTTGGCATGCTGCAGCTTCTGAAACGAACTTCGCTGAATGATGACCAGAGAGAATACATTGAGTATGCCTTTCGGGCCAGTGGTCGATTGACACAATTGCTTTCAGACATTCTTGATTTATCCAAGGTTGAGGCAGGCAGAATGACGCTTGCTTCGGAGCTCTTTGATTTTAAAGATACGATGAATGCAATAGAACAACTTTTTGACCCGAATGCGAAGGAAAAAGATTTGGCCCTGCGAATGTACATTGATCCCAATATTCCTTGCTGGATGATGGGGGATGCTCTCCGGTTACAGCAAATTTTGAGTAACCTTGTTGGGAATGCAATAAAGTTTACGCATACAGGGTCTATTGAGGTGCAAGCCTACCATCTTCCCTCATCCAAAAATGACGAATGTCGCGTCTTGTTCTCTGTCTCCGATACTGGCATCGGAATGGATAACGCTATGCTGAAAAAGCTCTTCACGCCTTTTAGCCAAGAGGAAGAAAGTTTTTCCAGACGCTTCCAAGGTGCAGGCTTGGGGTTGGCCATTTGCCAACGTCTTGTGGAGCTTATGGGGGGAAGTATGGCCGTTGAAACAGAGAAGGGTGTTGGATCGAGTTTCTATTTCACCATTCCTTTTCAACATACCAAAGATGCGATACAGCCGCTTTTTGCGAGTATTGATCGTCCGAGCCACGTGGACATACATATACTGCTCGCTGAGGATGATAGACCTTCAGCCTTGTATGTTGCAAAACTTCTTGAAGAATATGGATATCATATAGAGCATGTGTCTGACGGACAGCAAGTCTTGACTAAACTGCAGGAAGAGTCGTTTCATCTTGTCCTGATGGACATACAGATGCCAATACTTGACGGAGTTGAAACGACAAAAGCCATTCGTCGTGGAGCCGCAGGCGAAAAGAACAAAAGTATTCCTATTATTGCTTTGACGGCGTATGCTATGGCAGGAGATAAGCGAAAATTTCTTCAGACCGGGATGAATGCTTATCTTTCCAAACCGGTCGACATAGAGATGCTTGTACGCATTTTGAACAAAATAGGAATATATGGAAAGGACGCGTCTTCCAACGCGCTCGCACTATAG